In Sebaldella termitidis ATCC 33386, one DNA window encodes the following:
- a CDS encoding tetratricopeptide repeat protein encodes MKRKNLLVVIFILFFCNVIFGKNNYETGLEYISIKDYENAKIYLQKAYDEENSLWAAYYLGLIYDDIYNDFNLSEKYFKIAADLEIGSIYNNIGGFYIKYKKTDLAEKYFLLSTETGDFLAPRFLGLIYEEQNKLNLAEKYYKIAADRKNFDAYVNLGFLFQKKNDLVQSEKYFLLGSNTGDVVAARLLGHLYLKQQRYDLAEVQFKALTEKGDLLSFHALGDVYALQNKYDLAEKYYLAGTEKGSDYSSERLVALYAKLGRQDKIENFYKNSAGKDSAASFYNLASLYKRENKQDLAEKYYKLSSDKGNSSAPNDLGDLYIKQGKKDLAEKYYKIGSERKNNEATYSLALLYESDKKLNLAEKYYLLAIEQDNEYAASELASLYKDQGKLDLAEKYYKTAIEKNYTYAYGSLAILYEEWDKPDLAEKYYLLAVENGNFYAPRHLGDFYETQNKFEPAEKYYKIAIEKGDNDTINTLGILYENNDRPELAEKYYLLSIDYNNNDAMRNLASLYKNQNKYELSEKYYKMAIERDNTDALNDLGLLYENWKKNELSEKYYKMAIEKDDFYAPRNLGTLYAGQNKFASAEKYLKMSIERKNFDAYNDLGILYNNNNKPELAEKYYLLAVEKNDAYAPGNLANFYERQNKYDLAEKYFKIAIDCKDDDAINSLGLLYENEEKLELAEKYYLLAVEKDDFYASKNLGRIYKNQEKYDLAEKYFKVAVSVGNEEALNELGVLFYVQKKYDQAVIFYKSAIENGDINAMFNLGLLYEDQNKMNLAITYYEKAAALGSGDAFIRLGNIFMNKNDIETARKYFQKAKNLGNKNADYMLELLENSVTERLDS; translated from the coding sequence ATGAAAAGAAAAAATTTATTGGTTGTTATTTTTATTTTATTTTTTTGTAATGTTATTTTTGGAAAAAATAATTATGAAACCGGACTGGAATATATTAGTATTAAAGATTATGAAAATGCAAAAATCTATCTTCAAAAAGCTTATGATGAGGAAAATTCTCTCTGGGCAGCATACTATCTTGGACTTATTTATGATGATATATATAACGATTTCAATTTATCTGAAAAATATTTTAAAATTGCTGCTGATTTAGAAATTGGAAGTATTTATAATAATATTGGTGGTTTTTATATAAAATATAAAAAAACTGATCTGGCTGAAAAATACTTTCTATTATCTACAGAAACTGGTGATTTTCTTGCTCCAAGATTTTTAGGACTCATTTATGAAGAACAAAACAAATTAAATCTTGCTGAGAAGTATTATAAAATTGCTGCAGACAGAAAAAATTTTGATGCTTATGTTAATCTGGGTTTTTTATTTCAAAAGAAAAATGATCTCGTTCAAAGTGAGAAGTATTTTTTGCTTGGAAGTAACACAGGTGATGTTGTCGCTGCAAGATTACTGGGACATTTATATCTAAAACAGCAAAGATACGATCTAGCCGAGGTGCAGTTCAAAGCTCTTACTGAAAAAGGTGATCTTCTATCATTTCATGCTCTTGGCGATGTTTACGCTTTGCAAAATAAATATGATCTGGCTGAAAAATACTACCTTGCAGGTACTGAAAAAGGCAGTGACTATTCCTCAGAACGTTTGGTTGCTCTATATGCAAAACTGGGCAGACAGGATAAAATCGAAAATTTTTATAAAAATTCCGCTGGAAAAGACAGCGCCGCTTCTTTTTATAATCTTGCTTCTCTTTATAAAAGAGAAAATAAACAGGATCTGGCTGAAAAATATTATAAACTAAGCAGTGATAAAGGTAATTCATCTGCTCCAAATGATCTAGGAGATCTTTACATAAAGCAGGGTAAAAAAGATCTGGCTGAAAAATATTATAAAATTGGTTCTGAGAGAAAAAATAATGAAGCCACTTATTCTTTAGCTCTTCTGTATGAGTCAGACAAAAAACTTAATCTTGCCGAGAAATATTATCTGCTGGCTATTGAACAGGATAATGAATATGCTGCTAGCGAGCTGGCTTCTCTTTATAAAGATCAGGGCAAACTAGATTTAGCTGAAAAATATTATAAAACTGCTATTGAAAAAAATTACACTTATGCTTATGGCAGCCTCGCTATTCTTTACGAAGAATGGGATAAACCGGATTTAGCTGAAAAATATTATTTACTCGCTGTTGAAAATGGAAATTTTTATGCACCAAGACATCTGGGGGATTTCTATGAAACACAAAATAAGTTTGAACCGGCAGAAAAATATTATAAAATTGCCATAGAAAAAGGAGATAATGATACTATTAATACTTTAGGTATTCTTTATGAAAATAACGACCGCCCGGAATTGGCTGAAAAGTATTATTTACTCTCTATTGATTATAACAATAATGATGCTATGAGAAATCTCGCTTCTTTATATAAAAATCAAAATAAATATGAATTATCAGAAAAATATTATAAAATGGCTATTGAAAGAGATAATACCGATGCTCTAAATGATCTGGGTCTGCTTTATGAAAACTGGAAAAAAAATGAATTATCAGAAAAATACTATAAAATGGCTATTGAAAAAGATGATTTTTATGCTCCCAGAAATTTGGGAACTCTTTATGCAGGACAAAATAAATTTGCTTCAGCAGAAAAATATCTCAAAATGTCTATTGAAAGAAAAAATTTTGATGCTTATAATGACCTGGGAATTTTATATAATAATAATAACAAACCAGAACTGGCAGAAAAATATTATTTGCTTGCTGTTGAAAAAAATGATGCTTATGCACCCGGAAATTTAGCTAATTTTTATGAACGGCAGAATAAATATGATCTTGCGGAAAAATATTTCAAAATAGCTATTGACTGTAAAGATGATGATGCTATAAACAGTTTAGGACTTCTTTATGAAAATGAAGAAAAATTAGAACTGGCAGAAAAATATTATCTGCTCGCTGTTGAAAAAGACGATTTTTATGCTTCTAAAAATTTGGGGCGTATTTATAAAAATCAAGAAAAATATGATCTCGCAGAAAAGTATTTTAAAGTCGCAGTAAGTGTCGGAAATGAGGAAGCACTTAATGAATTGGGAGTTTTGTTTTATGTTCAAAAAAAATATGATCAGGCAGTTATCTTTTATAAATCTGCTATTGAAAATGGCGATATTAATGCTATGTTTAATCTTGGTCTTCTTTATGAAGACCAAAATAAGATGAATCTAGCTATTACCTACTATGAAAAAGCAGCAGCTTTAGGATCTGGCGATGCATTTATACGATTAGGAAACATTTTTATGAATAAAAATGACATTGAAACTGCCAGAAAATATTTCCAGAAAGCTAAAAATCTGGGAAATAAAAATGCGGATTATATGCTCGAACTTCTTGAAAACTCTGTAACTGAAAGGCTAGATAGTTAA
- the lysS gene encoding lysine--tRNA ligase, translating into MSEQQINEKSIIGEKLKKVEELKALGIEPYGRKFDKKDDIEDILKFDETSDKTFKTAGRIVAFRRMGKNGFGHIQDLSGKIQYYVKKDTVGEENYEIYKKLGVGDFIGIEGTLFRTQTGELTLRASSFEVLSKNIRPLPEKFHGLTDVETRYRQRYVDLVMNNDVKETFITRFKILRFIRNFLENKGFLEVETPMLHPIAGGANAKPFITHHNALDMDFFLRIAPELYLKRLLVGGFEKVFEINRSFRNEGTSIKHNPEFTMLELYQAYADFEDIMNLTEELVSSLVEELFGTTKLTYQDTEIDFTRPWKRIKMKDAVKDATGFDLDSINSDEEALNLVKSMNIPLEKDKAYTKYGLLNLLFEEKVEATLMNPTFITEYPKEISPLSKNKKDSVDFVDRFEMFIYGREHANAFSELNDPVEQKERFDAQEKMKEAGDDEAHETDLDYIRALEYGMPPAGGLGIGIDRLTMLLTDSFSIRDVLLFPALKKEDFEL; encoded by the coding sequence ATGAGTGAACAACAAATCAATGAAAAATCAATTATCGGAGAAAAACTGAAAAAAGTAGAAGAGCTGAAAGCCCTTGGTATTGAACCTTACGGGAGAAAGTTTGACAAAAAAGACGACATAGAAGATATTTTAAAGTTTGATGAGACTTCTGATAAGACTTTTAAAACTGCCGGAAGAATTGTTGCTTTCAGAAGAATGGGGAAAAACGGTTTCGGACACATTCAGGATCTTTCGGGAAAAATCCAGTACTACGTAAAAAAAGATACTGTCGGTGAGGAAAACTACGAGATTTATAAAAAACTCGGTGTCGGTGATTTTATCGGGATTGAAGGTACCCTTTTTAGAACACAGACAGGAGAGCTTACATTAAGAGCAAGTTCATTTGAAGTTTTATCTAAAAATATAAGACCGCTTCCGGAAAAATTCCATGGTCTGACTGATGTAGAAACAAGATACAGACAGAGATATGTTGATCTTGTTATGAATAATGACGTAAAAGAAACTTTTATTACAAGATTCAAGATACTTAGATTCATAAGAAATTTTCTTGAAAATAAAGGATTTCTGGAAGTAGAAACTCCTATGCTTCACCCTATTGCCGGCGGTGCCAATGCAAAGCCTTTTATTACGCATCATAATGCACTGGATATGGATTTCTTTTTGAGAATAGCTCCTGAACTATATTTAAAAAGACTGCTGGTCGGTGGATTTGAAAAAGTTTTTGAAATAAACAGAAGCTTTAGAAACGAAGGTACTTCTATCAAGCATAATCCAGAATTTACAATGCTGGAATTATATCAGGCTTACGCTGATTTTGAGGATATAATGAATCTTACTGAAGAGCTGGTTTCTTCACTTGTGGAGGAATTATTCGGGACTACAAAGCTTACTTATCAGGACACTGAAATAGACTTTACAAGACCTTGGAAGCGTATAAAAATGAAAGATGCCGTAAAAGATGCCACAGGATTTGATCTTGACAGCATAAACAGCGATGAAGAAGCTCTGAATCTGGTAAAATCAATGAATATTCCTTTGGAAAAAGACAAAGCCTATACTAAATACGGTCTTTTAAATCTTCTGTTTGAAGAAAAAGTAGAAGCTACGCTTATGAATCCTACTTTTATTACAGAATATCCTAAAGAGATTTCTCCTCTTTCAAAAAATAAAAAAGATTCTGTTGATTTCGTAGACAGATTTGAAATGTTTATATATGGAAGAGAGCATGCCAATGCATTTTCCGAATTAAATGACCCTGTAGAACAAAAAGAAAGATTTGATGCTCAGGAAAAAATGAAAGAAGCCGGGGATGACGAGGCTCATGAAACAGATCTGGATTATATAAGAGCTCTGGAATACGGTATGCCGCCTGCAGGTGGTCTTGGAATAGGAATCGACAGACTTACTATGCTGCTTACTGATTCTTTTTCTATAAGAGATGTACTTTTATTTCCGGCACTGAAAAAGGAAGATTTTGAATTATAA
- the mutL gene encoding DNA mismatch repair endonuclease MutL: MNKIKILDESVSNIIAAGEVVENPASMIKELLENSLDAGADSVKIEVFNGGKDVKISDNGSGMEKNDMMLSIERHATSKISTKDDIFNLMTYGFRGEALASISSVSKMTISTKTKESNVGYKLTAYAGSIRNVEEISRNNGTEIEIRDLFYNTPARKKFLRKESTEYNKIRDIVLKEALVNYDTAFTLIFDDKPSIKTSGKGIENTILELFGKNVLKNLKKFEHGYLGSVEILRSSKDYIFTYVNKRYVKSNTIERAVLDGYYTKLMKGKYPFAVIFLNTDPKEIDVNVHPSKKIVKFSNDKIIYTQIKSAMDDYFYLEERREWQPNIDLLKQNVNISAAEPEKIENLFSDETLKGENKQFFSLETLDNRDVETRIIDERPKKAIETLITEPEDSDFIRENIKTDYPSYKEESKENNVSESIQKSSEENIKKPEDYKIIGQIFNMYILVENKNQLEIYDQHIIHERILYEELKEKFYSKKLDFQNLIIPQKIELTSPDKNLVMENIEVFRDFGFDVDEFGENEIILRSVPAFDFRDSIKNVFMDLLADLKNDIEVKDLRERIIISMSCKGAIKAGQKLDPDEISSFIRRLHEIGKYTCPHGRPIIINIPKDDLDKMFGRKG, from the coding sequence ATGAATAAAATAAAAATTCTCGATGAAAGTGTATCTAATATTATAGCAGCAGGCGAAGTAGTGGAAAATCCTGCTTCTATGATAAAAGAGCTTTTGGAAAACTCTTTGGATGCAGGTGCTGATTCTGTAAAAATAGAAGTTTTTAACGGCGGTAAAGATGTGAAAATCTCGGATAACGGATCAGGTATGGAAAAGAATGATATGATGCTTTCCATAGAAAGACACGCTACATCAAAAATATCAACCAAAGATGATATTTTTAATCTTATGACATATGGATTTCGAGGAGAAGCCCTTGCTTCTATTTCATCTGTTTCCAAGATGACAATTTCCACGAAAACAAAAGAATCAAATGTCGGCTATAAATTAACAGCTTATGCCGGCTCTATAAGAAATGTAGAGGAAATTTCAAGGAATAACGGAACAGAAATAGAAATCAGGGATCTATTCTATAATACACCGGCAAGAAAAAAATTTCTGAGAAAAGAAAGTACCGAGTATAATAAGATAAGGGATATTGTCTTAAAAGAAGCACTTGTCAATTATGATACTGCTTTTACACTGATTTTTGATGATAAGCCTAGCATAAAAACTAGCGGTAAAGGAATAGAAAATACCATTCTGGAGCTTTTTGGAAAAAATGTTCTGAAAAATCTGAAAAAATTTGAACACGGCTATCTTGGTTCTGTTGAAATTCTCCGAAGCTCAAAGGATTATATTTTTACCTATGTTAATAAAAGATATGTAAAATCAAATACAATAGAAAGGGCTGTTCTTGATGGTTATTATACAAAGCTGATGAAGGGGAAATATCCTTTTGCAGTTATTTTTCTTAATACAGATCCCAAAGAAATAGATGTAAATGTTCATCCGTCAAAAAAAATTGTAAAATTTTCAAATGATAAAATTATTTACACACAAATAAAAAGTGCTATGGATGATTATTTCTATCTTGAGGAAAGACGGGAATGGCAGCCCAATATTGATCTGCTGAAACAAAATGTAAATATAAGTGCCGCAGAGCCTGAAAAAATAGAGAATCTTTTTTCTGATGAAACTTTAAAGGGTGAAAATAAACAGTTTTTTAGTCTTGAAACTTTGGATAACAGAGATGTAGAAACAAGAATTATAGATGAAAGACCGAAAAAGGCAATAGAAACTCTTATAACAGAGCCGGAAGACTCTGATTTTATAAGAGAAAATATAAAAACAGATTACCCTTCTTATAAAGAAGAAAGTAAGGAAAATAATGTATCTGAAAGTATACAGAAATCTTCTGAAGAAAATATAAAAAAACCGGAAGATTATAAAATAATCGGTCAGATTTTTAATATGTATATTTTAGTAGAAAATAAAAATCAATTAGAAATTTATGACCAGCATATTATACATGAAAGAATTCTTTATGAAGAACTTAAAGAAAAATTTTACAGTAAAAAGCTTGATTTTCAAAATCTGATTATACCGCAGAAGATCGAACTTACTTCCCCTGATAAAAATCTTGTTATGGAAAATATAGAAGTTTTCCGTGATTTTGGATTTGATGTGGATGAATTCGGAGAAAATGAAATTATCCTAAGATCAGTACCTGCTTTTGATTTCAGAGACAGTATAAAGAATGTATTTATGGATCTGCTTGCAGATTTGAAAAATGATATAGAAGTAAAAGATCTCAGAGAAAGAATCATTATTTCCATGTCGTGTAAGGGTGCCATAAAAGCCGGACAGAAATTAGACCCTGATGAAATAAGCTCTTTCATAAGAAGACTTCATGAAATAGGGAAATATACATGCCCTCACGGAAGACCCATTATTATAAATATTCCAAAAGATGATCTGGATAAAATGTTTGGTAGGAAAGGATAA
- a CDS encoding DUF1934 family protein — MYLLIKSEDQFGNKYEKSFISQKTLLDNGIIYSYSDDHGESKIFLYENHIEIYRKGQINTKQIFKPKEMTNFLYLTKEFKKNLFLNTNFLDISEKNIYLIYDVIDENEVINTIKLKIIELEP, encoded by the coding sequence ATGTATCTGCTTATAAAAAGTGAAGACCAATTTGGTAATAAATATGAAAAATCTTTTATCTCCCAGAAAACCCTTTTAGATAACGGAATAATATACTCTTATTCCGATGATCACGGAGAATCAAAAATATTTCTTTATGAAAATCATATAGAAATATACAGAAAAGGCCAGATAAATACAAAACAGATTTTTAAGCCAAAAGAAATGACAAATTTTTTATACTTAACTAAGGAATTTAAAAAGAATCTTTTTTTAAATACAAATTTTTTAGATATTTCAGAAAAAAATATTTATCTTATATACGATGTTATAGACGAAAATGAAGTCATAAATACCATAAAACTGAAAATAATAGAACTGGAACCCTGA
- a CDS encoding dTMP kinase, which yields MGKLIIIEGSDGSGKETQTNLLYKKLKERNFNIKKISFPNYESPASEPLKMYLSGEFGKDVNDVNSFAASTFFAVDRYASYKQDWEKFYNNSGIVLSDRYTTSNMVHQASKIENEEDKQIFLKWLIDLEWNKLGLPTPDIVIFLDVSPELSQKLMSDRKNKITGEEKKDIHETNSEYLKNSYYNALNLAKQYGWTIVSCETDGVLKNIEEINEDIIKKLSEKGVLYE from the coding sequence ATGGGAAAACTAATAATAATAGAGGGAAGCGACGGAAGCGGAAAAGAAACACAAACCAATTTATTATATAAAAAACTAAAAGAAAGAAATTTTAATATAAAAAAGATATCTTTTCCAAACTATGAAAGTCCTGCATCTGAACCTCTGAAAATGTATCTTTCAGGTGAATTCGGCAAAGATGTAAATGATGTTAACAGCTTTGCTGCGTCTACATTTTTTGCAGTTGACAGATATGCATCATATAAGCAGGACTGGGAAAAATTTTATAATAACAGCGGAATTGTCTTAAGTGACAGATATACCACTTCAAATATGGTTCATCAGGCCTCAAAAATAGAAAACGAAGAAGATAAGCAGATATTTCTTAAATGGCTGATTGATCTGGAGTGGAATAAGCTCGGTCTTCCGACTCCCGATATTGTCATTTTTCTGGATGTTTCTCCTGAGCTCAGTCAAAAATTAATGAGTGACAGAAAAAATAAAATTACTGGTGAAGAAAAAAAAGATATTCACGAAACAAACAGCGAATATCTGAAAAATTCATACTACAACGCATTAAATCTTGCAAAGCAATACGGCTGGACAATTGTTTCATGTGAAACAGACGGTGTTTTAAAAAATATAGAAGAGATAAATGAGGATATTATAAAAAAATTATCTGAAAAGGGAGTTCTATATGAATAA
- a CDS encoding 23S rRNA (pseudouridine(1915)-N(3))-methyltransferase RlmH — protein sequence MLKINVTAVGKIKDSYIKDGILEFKKRLQKFSNFSIIELQEESENRGIESAVNTESKRILESIEGKNYYNILLDLDGIAVSSPAMAQKIMEISNFNSKVNFIIGGSNGVNNDVRNAADFRLSFSKLTFPHQLMRLILIEQIYRWISINNNIKYHK from the coding sequence ATGCTAAAGATTAATGTAACTGCTGTCGGGAAAATTAAAGACAGTTATATAAAAGACGGAATACTTGAATTCAAGAAAAGGTTGCAAAAATTTTCTAATTTTAGTATTATAGAACTTCAAGAGGAAAGTGAGAATCGCGGAATAGAAAGCGCTGTTAATACCGAATCAAAAAGAATACTGGAATCCATAGAGGGTAAGAATTATTATAATATTTTGCTGGATTTAGACGGTATTGCTGTTTCATCTCCTGCAATGGCGCAGAAAATAATGGAAATTTCTAATTTTAACAGTAAAGTAAATTTTATAATCGGGGGCTCTAACGGAGTAAATAATGATGTAAGGAACGCAGCCGACTTTAGGCTTTCATTTTCAAAATTGACTTTTCCTCACCAATTAATGAGGTTAATCCTGATAGAACAGATATACAGATGGATTTCCATTAATAACAATATTAAATACCATAAATAA